GCTGTTGGGGTCCTTGGGATTTTGTTCCACACCTTCCTTGAGCAGGCCGATCAGTTCGTCGTATTTCTTGTTCTTCACATAAATGGAGGTAAGGGCAGTGCGGGCGTCATTGTCATCTTTTTTCACTTTCAGTACTGCCTGATACTCCTTTGCCGCTTCCTCGTTCTGGTTTTTCTTCCTGTAAAGCTGTGCAAGTTCCCGATGTGCCTCAATGTTGTCCGGTTCAAGCTTTGTCGTTGCCAGGTATTCCGATATGGCGGTTGTGTAATCCTTGCTGCTGACATATACCCGAGCCAGTTTCAGATGGGTCGCGGCATCATCGTTTTTAAGCTTTAGCAATGCATGGTACTGCTCAATGGCCTGGGGATAACTGCCGCGTTGGGTATAGATGTCAGCCAGCCTGCGTCTTGCGTCCAGATTGTCGGCAGCAGTGGAAAGATATTGTCGGTACTCGACCACCGCTTCGTCGAGAAGTGCCTGGCGCTCATAGAGAACGCCCAGTTTGTAGTGAATAATGTCATCCCCTGCCTTAAGCCTCACCGCTTCTTTGTAGTATGTTATGGCGTCATCGTCATTGTTGACTGCCATGCAGGCGTCCCCCAGTTTTTGCAGGGCTTCGGGCCAATCGGGTTTTTCCTTGAGAGCCGCCTTATATTCGGCAATGGCCTTTTCGAATTCCTTGGTTGCCATGAATGAATCGCCCTGGCGCAGATAATCCGGGAGCGACGCGGTTTCCGACTTTACCTGCACTCCTGCCAGAAGGGACTCGTATTCAGCGCTCTTCCTGTCTCCTTTTTTTTCATAGGCTTCGGCCAAAAGCCTATGAATTTCCTTGTTACCGGGATCGGCCGACTGGGCTTTTTTCAATTCGTCAATGGCCTTGTCAAACTCGTTTCTGCCGAAGGAAATGGCAGCCACACCGATTCTCGCCCGCACATTTCCCGGATCTGAGGCAAAAACCTTATTGAACTCCTCTTCAGCGCTGTTTGGCAACCCCGATTTGAGATAGACATCCGCTATATCTGCATGCAGATTTGTGTCGGTGGGCATTTGGGAAAGAGCTTCATTGTAATGGTAAAGAGCGAGGGAGTTGAGCTTTTTATCGGAAAATATTTTGCCGAGGGCTTTATGGTAAACGCCACTGGAATCGGTTCTTGTCGCCTTGGTCAACTCGACGACCGCATCATCCTCCTGTTTCTTCTGCAGATATACAAGACCAAGATTGCCGTTGGCAGCGCCGAAATCCGGGTCCTCCTTGATAGACTCCTGATACTCGGCGATTGCCTTGTCCAGAGCGCCGCTCCGTTCAAAATTCAGCGCCTTGGCGAAATGGACAGCTGCACCTTCCGGGCAGAGCTCGATGATTTTAGCTTCTACTTCACTGCGTGCAGCTTCATCTTTGATCTCACTCAGGTCTGTGGCCAACTTTTTCGCTTCGGAGCATTTGTCCTTGAAGCTGAATCCCCAGTCGAAACCGCAGAGAATAAGGGGAGTGAACCCCAGCATAATTAAAGTTGTACGTTTTTTCATAGGCCCTCTCAAAGTCATTATCATTACCATTACCGGCTGGAACCGATTCTCAGTAACCCGCAAGCCTGCTTAATGCGTGAAAAAGTCTTTAGTCAAAAGGACTCCTGCCCGCCAACCGGGGTGATTATACACGCCGGTATTCCATAATTCAATTCCTAAGAGTGGAGAAAGGCTTAATGACGCCTTTTTACGTCCATAGTGTTTCCGCCAACAGCGCCACAAGGGCGGATTGGCTTGACTTTCGCGGTAAAGATGGTTAAATCAACAAAATCAAGCATTGTATCTATGGCATTTGAAAAGGGGCAGGACAAGCTCCTGGTTTTGCAATCCGGCACATCTGGGGTAGTTATGGCGGTGATCCCACGATATCCATTGGAATGGCTGAATTTTTTCCGACAGCAGATGGATGAGATATTTTCCTACCTTTCGACTTTGGAGGGAAAGGATGGCAGGGAATGTGAATTCTCGCCCAGTGTGGATGTTTTCGAGACGCCGGACAGTTATGTGGTCGAATTTGAGCTGCCGGGATTTGCCAGAGAGGATTTGTCACTGACCACATGTTGCAATACAATGGTTTTGGAAGGTGTGAAAAGGGAAGATGACGGTGCTGTCGGGGCGAGTTATATGTGCATGGAGCGGCAGTTCGGTCATTTCTGCCGGACAGTGGAAATTCCCCCTGCTGTTGATATGGGCAGGGCAAAAGCCAATTATGACAAAGGGGTTCTTTCTGTCGTTTTTCCCAGATTGCAGGACAAAAATACGCTGATCCGCGACATCCGGATTGAGGAGATTCAACATGGAAAATAAGCAGGAAAACGAAGAGCTGAACATACCGGACGTCCTGCCGCTTCTGCCTGTAAGGGATGTTGTAGTCTACCCTTACATGATCCTCCCCCTGTTTGTCGGGCGGGAGATATCCATAAATGCTGTCGATTCGGCACTGTCCAAAGACAGGCTGATCTTTCTCGCGACCCAGAAAGACGTGAGTGAGGAAGATCCTGCTCCAGACATGATTTACGGCGTCGGAACAGTAGCCATGATCATGCGCATGCTGAAATTGCCGGACGGCAGGGTGAAAATCCTTGTTCAGGGATTGACCAAAGGGCGCATAACCGAATATATGGAACAGAAGCCATTTTATTCCGTGCGTATCGAGCGGATCGTTGAACCACTGTTGCCTGAAAACACACTTGAGACGGAAGCCTTCATGCGCACCGTCAAGGAGCAGCTGGCGAAAATAGTTTCACTGGGTAAGGTGGTATCTCCCGAAGTCATGGTGATCGTGGAGAACATGCAGGAGGCCGGAAGCCTTGCTGATCTCATTGCCAGCAACATCGGTCTCAAGGTTGAGGAAGCCCAGGGTCTCCTGGAGATAATCGACCCCATCGAGCGGCTCAAGCGGGTCAACGATTTCCTCAATAAGGAGTTCGAACTTCTCAGCATGCAGGCCCGCATCCAGTCAGCGGCCAAGGAGGAAATGGGTAAAAGCCAACGGGAATACTACCTTCGGGAGCAGTTGCGGGCTATTCAGCAGGAACTGGGGGAGACCGATGCCCGCAGTGAAGAGATTGCCGAACTGCGTAAAGCCATTGCCAACGCGAGAATGCCTCAAAATATCGAAAAAGAGGCCTTGAAGCAGCTGGGACGCCTGGAACAAATGCATCCTGACGCAGCGGAATCGGGGATGCTGCGTACCTTCCTCGATTGGATGGTCGAACTGCCCTGGAGCAAGTCCACCAAGGACTCACTGGAAATCAAAAAGGCGAAGGAAATCCTCGATGAGGACCATTACTTCCTGGAGAAGATCAAGGAGCGGATACTGGAGTTTCTTGCCGTGCGCAAGCTGAAGAAGAAGATGAAAGGCCCGATCCTTTGCTTTGTCGGCCCTCCGGGCGTAGGCAAGACTTCCCTCGGCAAATCCATTGCCCGGGCCATGGGACGAAAATTTGTCCGTATCTCCCTTGGCGGCGTGCGGGATGAGGCCGAGATCAGAGGACATCGCCGGACCTATGTGGGGGCGCTTCCAGGTCGTATTATCCAGGGATTGAAGCAGGCCGGCTCGAACAACCCTGTCTTCATGCTCGACGAACTTGACAAACTGGGGGCAGATTTCCGTGGTGACCCGTCTTCTGCTCTTCTGGAGGTGCTCGATCCGGAGCAGAATCACTCTTTCTCCGACCATTACATAAATCTGCCCTTTAATCTTTCAGATGTCATGTTTATTGCCACGGCCAATCAGATGGATACCATTCCCGGACCGCTACGCGACCGGATGGAGGTAATCAGCCTTTCCGGCTACACGGAAGAGGAAAAACTCCAGATCGCCAAGCGTTATCTGGTCCCCAGGCAGACCAAGGAGAACGGTATCACCGAGAAAATCATCACCTTCTCCGATGAGGCACTGAAAACCATCATCTCCAAATATACCCGCGAGGCAGGGCTCAGGAACCTGGAGCGGGAAATCGGATCCGTCTGCCGGAAGGTGGCCCGCCGGGTCGCGGAAGGGGAGAAGCGGCAGTTCCCGATCAATGCTGCCACCGTCACCAAGTATCTAGGCCCGCCGCGATTCATACGGGAAGAAGAAATGAAGCAGAACGAGATCGGGGTTGTCACCGGCCTTGCATGGACTCCTGTCGGCGGCGAAGTCCTTTTCATAGAAGCGACTATTATGAAAGGCAAAGGGGGGCTATCCCTGACCGGGCAGCTGGGGGATGTGATGAAGGAGTCGGTTCACGCGGCTCTGTCCTACATCCGCACCCGTGCTGTTGAGCTGCACCTGACGGAGGATTTTTACAGCAACATGGATATTCACGTCCATGTCCCGGCCGGAGCCATACCCAAGGATGGCCCGTCGGCCGGCGTCACCATGGCGACTGCACTTGTCTCGGCACTGACCAAAACGCCGGTTAAAAAGGATGTTGCCATGACCGGTGAGATTACACTGCGGGGAAAGGTTCTCCCAATCGGCGGTCTCAAGGAGAAGATTCTCGCCGCTATCCGGCTTGGGATAGTTACCATTATCATTCCCGAACAGAACCGCAAGGATATTGAAGATGTTCCCCGGCATATCCTGAAGAAGGTGAAGATTGTTTATGCCAGCACCATCGACGACGTACTGAAGGTGGCCCTGGAAAAATACCCACCGACTCCGCCGGGGACGGTGAAAAACATGCCCCCCAAGACCAAGGCGCATACGACGCGGGTTCTGGTTTCATCCCGTAAAGGCATAGTGGCGGGGGCAAAGGTGTGAAACTGCACGACCTGGGCGAATTCGGCTTCATTGACCGAATTGCCGCCGCCATTGCCGAAAAAACGACCGTAAAAATCGGTATCGGTGACGATGCCGCAGCTGTTGAACCGGCACCAGGCCACTTGACGCTGATGACTTCAGACATGCTTATTGAAGGGGTCCATTTCGATCTGAACCTGAGCGACCCCCTCACTCTTGGCAGGAAATCGCTGGCAGTCAATCTTTCCGACCTGGCAGCCATGGGAGCCAAACCACGTTATTACCTGCTTTCGTTGGCCATTCCCCAGAGGCTGGATCTGGAATTCCTCGACAAATTTATTTCCGGCATGATGCAGCGTGCCGACCAATTCGGTGTTACGCTGATTGGCGGTGACACCTGCTCGTCGAAAGGGGGCCTGGCCATTTCTGTGACCGCCATCGGCGAGCAGTTGCCCCAGTTGGTGGTGCGGCGTAGCGGCGCCCGGCCGGGGGATTTGATTTTCGTGACGGGAACAATAGGTGACTCGGCTCTTGGGTTGGAACTTTTACGGCAAGGGGAGAAAATCGGACCTTTGATATCCAGGCATCTTGATCCTGAACCACGGCTGTCGGCCGGCATTGCCCTGGCAGAGGCGGGTCTGGCAACTGCCATGATCGATATAAGCGACGGGCTTCTCGCCGATCTGGGGCATATTCTGGAAAAATCAGCTGTAGGTGCCAAGATGGACTTGAAGGGCCTGCCACTCTCCGATCAATACAGGAAAGAAATTACGAAATTTTCGGAAGATTGTTTCTCGCTTGCCCTTGGCGGTGGGGAGGATTATGAACTGGTCTTTACGGCACCGGTTCTGCTCAAGGACCGGGTCTTTTCATGCATGGAGGCCTGTGGTGTCAATGTTTCCATGATCGGTGAAATTACTGCAGAAAATCGACTCGCCATTACAGCAGCCGATGGTTCGGTATACCACCCCCGGCGACAGGGATATAACCATTTCGCCTGAGATGCCTGTTCAGGCATCGCCTGTTATCTTGACTGCAACTCTTCGCTCCCGCGGTCCGTCAAATTCGCAAAAATAGATCGCCTGCCAGGTGCCGAGAACCAGCTTCGAATTGTCGATGAAGAGGGTTTTTGCCACGCCGATGATGGATGCTTTGACGTGGGCATCCGAGTTCCCTTCGGCATGGGTAAAATAGGGGTCATTGGGCACCAGTTTGTTGAAGAAGTTTACCATGTCCCGTTGCACGGCAGGGTCTGCTCCCTCGTTGATGGTGATCCCGGCCGTGGTGTGAAGGACGCAAAGGTGGCAGAGGCCGTAATTCACCTTCGAAACCCTTACCGTGTCCTGTACCTGGTCGGTAATATTGATCAGCTCGGTTCTGCTGTGGCTTTTAATGGTAATATATCTGATCATGGCGCCTCCGCCAGGCCGTCGTGGGGAGTCCTCAGTTTCCTATGCCTACGTCATCCGGGTGAACGGTCGGGATTAGCTCACTCTGATGGGTACAGACGCTGATAAAGAGGCGGGCGATGAGGTCGTGCATGATGATGGTTTTTTTGTTGCCGCTTTTTGCGAAGGCGGCCTTGACTGCCTTTTTTAACGCAGTGTCGCCGCTGACTTCGATGAGGATGTCGATGTCATCCCCTTTACCCACAAGGGCCATTGGGTCGGATGTGGTGTAGATGCCTTTCTCTGCAGCTATCTTGATTCCTTCTGCAGTCGGATTCAAATCGGCAACCCCGATAATGCTGATGTATGGGTACTTGAGCAACTCTTTCAGCATTGGTGTGCCGGTACGCCCTCCGCCGATAAGAGCAACGCCTATCTTGTCTGCCATGGCAACTCCTTTGGAAATGGAAATGATCAAAAGGCTCAGCGCAAGCCGGTTTTTTTCAGAACAATGCCCAGAAATTTATTGATGGGGTTATTGCGCCCGAGGAAGGGGAGCAGCGGATCTTTCCTGCTGCCCAGACGTTCCAGTTCTTTGGATATGTCAGGGTTCCTGCCATTTCTCAGCCCCATGCGGAATATTCTTATTGCTTCCTTTTTCTGCCCGGCCAGGAGATGTATCCTCCCAAGGTACAGGAAATGTTCCGGATTGCGAGGCTCATGCTTAATGGCTTCCTTGCACAGTGAGATCGCCTTGGCAAAATTCCTCTTTTCCTTTGCCAGGCAGAGTCCAAGACGTGAAAGAGAAGCCGGATTCCGCTCCAGTGCAACCGCCTTTTCAAAATATTTCAGGGCGGACAGAAATCTTCCGGAGTTGAAAGCTTCCACTCCGCTTTCGTAATGGTCTTTGGCTTCCTGCTCATTGCTTTTTGCTGTGCCGTTTGCCGAGTTGGTTTTCATCGTGCCTTCCTGTGGGACGGGCTGAATAAAGTGCTGTTGGCAAATGTTTAAAATATACTCAAAAATGCCTGTCATTACAATGTCAAAAAATAATAAGGCTCAACCGTTGCCCGATGAGAAGCAACTTCCATATCGGATGCCGGGTGGGCCAAGCTTTTCCAACAACTGCTCGCAGGGTTGAAAAAACAAAAGATTTATGTTCTAATCGCCAAGGTGAAAGCGACGGCTTACATAGCTCTCGGATCAAACCTGGGAGACCGGGAGCTTAACCTGCTGCGTGGGGTGGCCGAGCTGGGGAAACTTTCCCGGACCCAGGTCACGGCCCTTTCCGGCTTTTACCAAACCGAGCCTGTCGGAGGAGTACCCCAGGCTGATTTTTACAATGCGGTCGCCAGGATAAACACCGAGCATTCCCCCCTTGAACTTCTTGACGAGCTTCAGCGCATCGAATCAGGCATTTTCAGGAGAAAGAAAGAAGCGCACTGGGGCCCCCGGCCGATTGATCTGGATATTCTTTTCTACAATGATGAAGTAATCACAGGTGAAAGACTGACCATTCCCCATCCACGACTTCATGAGCGACGGTTCGTTCTTCAGCCTCTTGCCGAGATAGCTCCCGACCTGGTGCATCCACTACTGCATAAAACAATCGCTGACCTGCTGGCTGTCCTGAAGGCGCCGGAGCGGGTCGAAAAACTCTAGGAGGATAAGCTTTGGCAAAGTTGCTGGTGCTGATCCTTGTCGGTTACATACTCTACAAAATGTTTAAAGGCCGTTCTGCGGCCAAGGAAGTCCGCAGGGATGCGGATCAGGAGGAAGAAACATTCAGGGATCCTGTCTGCGGCACCTATGTGGCAAGGGGGGATGCTGTCATCGGCAACCTGGAGGGGCGGAAATTGTACTTCTGCTCCATGTCCTGCCTGGAAAAGTTCCGCGATCAATTGGAAAACTCAGAAAAAAACAGTATCGGAGGAGAAAAATGAAGTTTTTTATCGACACTGCAGATGTGAAGGAGATACGTGAGGCTCATGAGCTGGGAGTGGTGGATGGCGTTACCACCAATCCGTCGCTCATTGCCAAATCCGGCCGCAAATTTGCGGATGTCATCAAGGAAATATCCGGCATCGTCGACGGTCCCATTTCGGCAGAAGTGGTTTCCCTCGAACACGATGGCATGATCAGTGAGGCGGAGGAACTGGTAAAGATTCACCCCAACATTGTCATCAAGCTTCCCATGACTCCGGAAGGGCTCAAGGCGACCAAGACACTTTCTGCAAAGGGAATCAAGACCAACGTCACTCTCATATTCACACCCATGCAGGCGCTTTTGGCGGCAAAGGCCGGCGCTACCTATGTCTCTCCATTTGTCGGCCGTCTGGATGATATCTCCCAGGACGGCATGGGCATCATCGAGGAAATCCGCACTATCTTCGATAACTACGGCTATACGGCGGAAATCATCGTTGCCAGCATCAGGAATCCGATTCATGTGCTCAATTCGGCCCTGATCGGCGCCGATGTGGCGACCATCCCTTTCTCGGTGATCATGCAGCTGGCAAAACATCCACTGACCGATGCCGGGATCAAGAAATTCCTCGAAGACTGGGAAAAAGTTCCCAAGTAGCAGGTTGAAGTTACAAATGCAAAGCCCCGGCAGATATCCGTCTGCCGGGGCTTTGTTTATTGTGCCTTGTGAGCTTCAGGGATTGGTTGCGCTTTTCCGTTTATGGCGCCAGACATACACGGCAATGAGCCCGGCACTGAAGACTATGACGCCAATTACCGCCTGGTGGGAGTATTCCATGATCAGCTCCTGGTTTTCCCCGATTATATAGCCTATATAGGCCAGGACAGTGCACCAGATGCCGGCACCGAGCAGGGTATAGGTGGCGAACTTGCCGTGGTTCATGCCGGCCAGGCCGGCAGGGAGAGAGATCAGATGGCGCACCACCGGCAGCAAACGGCCGATGAAGGTTGATATTTCACCATGTTTGTGGAAGAATGTCTCGACCTTGGCGAACTTCTCTTCGGTAATGCCCACATATTTCCCGTACTTGAGAATGAGAGGCCTGCCCAGATAATGAGCGGCATAATAATTTGCATAGGCGCCCACCAAGCTGCCGGCAGTGCCGCAGAGAATTGCCAGCCACAGATTCATTTTGCCTTCGACGGCCCAGTAGCCGGCCGGTGGCATTACCAGCTCGCTGGGTATGGGGATGACAGAGCTTTCCATGGCCATAAGCAGGAATATGCCGGGATAGCCCAACTTGAGTATGGTGGCCAGAAGCCAGTTGATTGCCGCGTGCAGCATGCTGAGACCTCGCAGAAATAAATTTGATCGGTATTTTAACTACCGGGCCGTAAAAATGCCAGCAAAACATGGGTAATAGATGAATTTTCTCCAAGCACTCCAGCATGAAGTATTGATAGGCGACGGTGCCATCGGCACCATGCTCTATGCCAAAGGTGTGAGCCCGGACGCCAACTTTGAGCATCTGAACCTGGTCAGACCTTCGTTGGTACTGGACCTCCACCGGGAGTACGTTACAGCCGGGGCAAGGGTCATAGAAACCAACACCTTCGGTGCCAATTTTGCCAAGCTGGATGCTATCGGCATCGGTGCCAAGCTCCATGACATCAACGTCAAGGGGGCTCAGCTTGCCCGCCAGGCGGCTTCCGGACGCGATGTTTATGTTGCCGGCTCGATCGGCCCCTTGGTTGGCGCCAAGGGGGAGGAAAAGGACCTGGTAGAGGACCAGATCCGCCGGATGTTCGACGCCCAGGTAGATGCACTGGTCGAGGGGGGAGTGGATCTTTTTCTTCTGGAAACCTTTTCCGATCTCAGGCAGCTGGAAATTGGGGTGGCCGTGGCGAAAAAGACGGGGCTACCTGTCGTTGCCAGCATGGCTTTTGGCGAAAACAGCCGCATAGCCGGAGGCATACCGGTGGAGTCAGTTGCCGAGAGGCTGGCTGCTGCCGGAGCCGATGTGATTGGCGCCAACTGTGGCGCGGGGCCACTTGAAATACTCCGCACAGTGAAACGCCTGGGCAAGGTCACTGCTCTGCCCATTGCCGTTTATCCCAACAGCGGCTTTCCCGAGTATGTCAATGGCCGCTACCTGTACCGTGCCACTCCCGAATACTTTGCCGG
This region of Geotalea daltonii FRC-32 genomic DNA includes:
- a CDS encoding tetratricopeptide repeat protein is translated as MKKRTTLIMLGFTPLILCGFDWGFSFKDKCSEAKKLATDLSEIKDEAARSEVEAKIIELCPEGAAVHFAKALNFERSGALDKAIAEYQESIKEDPDFGAANGNLGLVYLQKKQEDDAVVELTKATRTDSSGVYHKALGKIFSDKKLNSLALYHYNEALSQMPTDTNLHADIADVYLKSGLPNSAEEEFNKVFASDPGNVRARIGVAAISFGRNEFDKAIDELKKAQSADPGNKEIHRLLAEAYEKKGDRKSAEYESLLAGVQVKSETASLPDYLRQGDSFMATKEFEKAIAEYKAALKEKPDWPEALQKLGDACMAVNNDDDAITYYKEAVRLKAGDDIIHYKLGVLYERQALLDEAVVEYRQYLSTAADNLDARRRLADIYTQRGSYPQAIEQYHALLKLKNDDAATHLKLARVYVSSKDYTTAISEYLATTKLEPDNIEAHRELAQLYRKKNQNEEAAKEYQAVLKVKKDDNDARTALTSIYVKNKKYDELIGLLKEGVEQNPKDPNSHYKLGLMYEFKKDYTAATDHYKEATALKADHAKALNALGRAYMKSGHITEAKEALEAAKKANPELEETTVLLSNIKDEMSPEPKKYKKKSHKSKKSKAGRKSGKNKSGKSKSKKSKR
- a CDS encoding Hsp20/alpha crystallin family protein → MAFEKGQDKLLVLQSGTSGVVMAVIPRYPLEWLNFFRQQMDEIFSYLSTLEGKDGRECEFSPSVDVFETPDSYVVEFELPGFAREDLSLTTCCNTMVLEGVKREDDGAVGASYMCMERQFGHFCRTVEIPPAVDMGRAKANYDKGVLSVVFPRLQDKNTLIRDIRIEEIQHGK
- the lon gene encoding endopeptidase La, coding for MENKQENEELNIPDVLPLLPVRDVVVYPYMILPLFVGREISINAVDSALSKDRLIFLATQKDVSEEDPAPDMIYGVGTVAMIMRMLKLPDGRVKILVQGLTKGRITEYMEQKPFYSVRIERIVEPLLPENTLETEAFMRTVKEQLAKIVSLGKVVSPEVMVIVENMQEAGSLADLIASNIGLKVEEAQGLLEIIDPIERLKRVNDFLNKEFELLSMQARIQSAAKEEMGKSQREYYLREQLRAIQQELGETDARSEEIAELRKAIANARMPQNIEKEALKQLGRLEQMHPDAAESGMLRTFLDWMVELPWSKSTKDSLEIKKAKEILDEDHYFLEKIKERILEFLAVRKLKKKMKGPILCFVGPPGVGKTSLGKSIARAMGRKFVRISLGGVRDEAEIRGHRRTYVGALPGRIIQGLKQAGSNNPVFMLDELDKLGADFRGDPSSALLEVLDPEQNHSFSDHYINLPFNLSDVMFIATANQMDTIPGPLRDRMEVISLSGYTEEEKLQIAKRYLVPRQTKENGITEKIITFSDEALKTIISKYTREAGLRNLEREIGSVCRKVARRVAEGEKRQFPINAATVTKYLGPPRFIREEEMKQNEIGVVTGLAWTPVGGEVLFIEATIMKGKGGLSLTGQLGDVMKESVHAALSYIRTRAVELHLTEDFYSNMDIHVHVPAGAIPKDGPSAGVTMATALVSALTKTPVKKDVAMTGEITLRGKVLPIGGLKEKILAAIRLGIVTIIIPEQNRKDIEDVPRHILKKVKIVYASTIDDVLKVALEKYPPTPPGTVKNMPPKTKAHTTRVLVSSRKGIVAGAKV
- the thiL gene encoding thiamine-phosphate kinase, whose amino-acid sequence is MKLHDLGEFGFIDRIAAAIAEKTTVKIGIGDDAAAVEPAPGHLTLMTSDMLIEGVHFDLNLSDPLTLGRKSLAVNLSDLAAMGAKPRYYLLSLAIPQRLDLEFLDKFISGMMQRADQFGVTLIGGDTCSSKGGLAISVTAIGEQLPQLVVRRSGARPGDLIFVTGTIGDSALGLELLRQGEKIGPLISRHLDPEPRLSAGIALAEAGLATAMIDISDGLLADLGHILEKSAVGAKMDLKGLPLSDQYRKEITKFSEDCFSLALGGGEDYELVFTAPVLLKDRVFSCMEACGVNVSMIGEITAENRLAITAADGSVYHPRRQGYNHFA
- a CDS encoding secondary thiamine-phosphate synthase enzyme YjbQ, whose protein sequence is MIRYITIKSHSRTELINITDQVQDTVRVSKVNYGLCHLCVLHTTAGITINEGADPAVQRDMVNFFNKLVPNDPYFTHAEGNSDAHVKASIIGVAKTLFIDNSKLVLGTWQAIYFCEFDGPRERRVAVKITGDA
- a CDS encoding tetratricopeptide repeat protein, with amino-acid sequence MKTNSANGTAKSNEQEAKDHYESGVEAFNSGRFLSALKYFEKAVALERNPASLSRLGLCLAKEKRNFAKAISLCKEAIKHEPRNPEHFLYLGRIHLLAGQKKEAIRIFRMGLRNGRNPDISKELERLGSRKDPLLPFLGRNNPINKFLGIVLKKTGLR
- the folK gene encoding 2-amino-4-hydroxy-6-hydroxymethyldihydropteridine diphosphokinase, whose amino-acid sequence is MKKQKIYVLIAKVKATAYIALGSNLGDRELNLLRGVAELGKLSRTQVTALSGFYQTEPVGGVPQADFYNAVARINTEHSPLELLDELQRIESGIFRRKKEAHWGPRPIDLDILFYNDEVITGERLTIPHPRLHERRFVLQPLAEIAPDLVHPLLHKTIADLLAVLKAPERVEKL
- a CDS encoding YHS domain-containing protein → MAKLLVLILVGYILYKMFKGRSAAKEVRRDADQEEETFRDPVCGTYVARGDAVIGNLEGRKLYFCSMSCLEKFRDQLENSEKNSIGGEK
- the fsa gene encoding fructose-6-phosphate aldolase, whose amino-acid sequence is MKFFIDTADVKEIREAHELGVVDGVTTNPSLIAKSGRKFADVIKEISGIVDGPISAEVVSLEHDGMISEAEELVKIHPNIVIKLPMTPEGLKATKTLSAKGIKTNVTLIFTPMQALLAAKAGATYVSPFVGRLDDISQDGMGIIEEIRTIFDNYGYTAEIIVASIRNPIHVLNSALIGADVATIPFSVIMQLAKHPLTDAGIKKFLEDWEKVPK
- a CDS encoding DedA family protein, translating into MLHAAINWLLATILKLGYPGIFLLMAMESSVIPIPSELVMPPAGYWAVEGKMNLWLAILCGTAGSLVGAYANYYAAHYLGRPLILKYGKYVGITEEKFAKVETFFHKHGEISTFIGRLLPVVRHLISLPAGLAGMNHGKFATYTLLGAGIWCTVLAYIGYIIGENQELIMEYSHQAVIGVIVFSAGLIAVYVWRHKRKSATNP